A genomic region of Nostoc sp. UHCC 0702 contains the following coding sequences:
- a CDS encoding glycosyltransferase family 4 protein, whose product MVSLGKVLIIVENLPVPFDRRVWMEATTLRKEGYEVSTISPKGNGFDKDYEVIEGINIYRHPLPPEESSVKGYLREYAFAVYWQFRLAHQVWQEQGFDIIHICNPPDLLFLTAGWFKFFRGVKVIFDHHDLSPEMYIAKYNRKDVFYYGLRLVERLTYATADLAIATNESHRKVALTRGGKKAKEVFVVRSAPDLSRFTRMLPNPSYRRNRKYLVGYIGVMGEPEGIDYLLRSVSYLVQEQNRQDIHFMLIGSGPAAEKLKALAESLDIADYVEFPGFKTGKELLERLSSCDVCVEPSPRSAYNENCTMNKILEYMALGKPIVQFDLRESKYSAQGASLYATPNDEVEFGDKIIELLESPQIREEMGAEGRRRMEEILEWRHQAPKLLEAYAAV is encoded by the coding sequence ATGGTTTCACTTGGTAAAGTACTGATTATAGTAGAAAATTTGCCAGTTCCGTTTGATCGACGGGTGTGGATGGAAGCAACTACCCTACGAAAAGAGGGGTATGAAGTCTCTACGATTTCTCCAAAAGGTAATGGCTTTGACAAGGATTACGAAGTAATTGAGGGAATTAATATATATCGCCATCCCCTTCCACCTGAAGAAAGTTCTGTTAAAGGCTATCTTCGAGAGTATGCTTTTGCTGTTTATTGGCAGTTTCGTTTAGCCCATCAGGTATGGCAAGAGCAAGGCTTTGACATTATTCATATCTGCAATCCACCAGACTTGCTGTTCTTAACCGCAGGTTGGTTCAAATTTTTTCGTGGTGTAAAAGTCATATTTGATCATCACGATTTAAGTCCAGAGATGTACATTGCCAAATACAATCGCAAAGATGTATTCTACTACGGTCTACGATTGGTTGAACGTTTGACCTATGCTACAGCAGACCTTGCTATTGCTACGAATGAATCCCATCGCAAAGTTGCTTTAACGCGAGGAGGTAAAAAGGCAAAAGAGGTTTTTGTTGTCAGGAGTGCACCTGATCTTTCTCGTTTTACACGAATGCTGCCAAATCCAAGTTACCGAAGAAATAGAAAATATTTGGTAGGTTATATCGGTGTGATGGGAGAGCCAGAAGGTATTGATTATCTGTTGCGCAGTGTAAGTTACCTTGTGCAGGAACAAAATCGTCAGGATATTCATTTCATGTTGATTGGTAGTGGTCCAGCTGCGGAAAAGCTCAAAGCTTTAGCAGAAAGCCTGGATATTGCTGATTATGTAGAATTTCCAGGATTTAAAACAGGTAAAGAACTTTTAGAACGTCTCTCTAGTTGCGATGTTTGTGTAGAACCGTCGCCACGATCTGCTTACAACGAAAACTGTACTATGAATAAAATTCTAGAATATATGGCATTAGGAAAACCTATTGTCCAATTTGATCTTAGAGAGAGCAAATATTCAGCCCAAGGAGCATCTTTGTATGCTACACCCAATGATGAGGTGGAGTTTGGTGACAAAATTATTGAACTTCTGGAATCTCCTCAAATTCGCGAAGAAATGGGTGCAGAAGGACGACGCAGAATGGAGGAAATCCTTGAATGGCGTCATCAAGCACCGAAGCTGTTGGAAGCTTATGCAGCTGTTTAA
- a CDS encoding glycosyltransferase, producing the protein MENQQYESNYSLTEEELTKLPTISIVVPNYNGGQTIGATLKSLIDQNYPKLEIIVVDGASTDNSVEEIINFESHISWWVSEKDSGQSSAINKGFSKCSGEILNWLCSDDLLAPSALYTVGKYFAELPDIDILVGRGQNLFTGENLALPQKAVNFWLTLAEQFLGQKRPIIQDAQNPRTYIKAPTLKDITLISVHNPISQPSCFYRRRLINRTKAIDESYHYAMDTELWNYFQSQGAVWKCIDDVLSISIQDGRNKTSTGGYKVALELERIYETYVQERIPLTFWHRNLRYPLEKFMAVHTHRIWIYIIGTLWVAVTLLLAPFYGFDRVWHLRWKRWT; encoded by the coding sequence ATGGAAAACCAACAGTACGAAAGTAATTATTCTTTAACAGAGGAAGAATTAACAAAACTCCCGACTATTTCTATAGTAGTACCTAACTATAATGGTGGTCAAACTATCGGAGCAACCCTGAAAAGCTTGATCGATCAAAACTATCCAAAGCTAGAAATCATTGTAGTTGATGGTGCTTCAACAGATAATAGTGTTGAGGAAATTATAAACTTTGAGTCACACATTAGCTGGTGGGTTAGTGAGAAAGACAGTGGTCAGTCTAGCGCGATTAACAAAGGTTTTTCAAAGTGTTCTGGTGAAATTTTGAACTGGCTGTGTAGTGACGACCTCCTTGCACCTAGTGCTTTGTATACAGTAGGAAAATACTTCGCTGAGTTACCTGATATTGATATCTTAGTTGGGCGTGGACAAAATCTGTTTACAGGTGAAAATCTAGCTCTGCCACAAAAGGCAGTTAATTTTTGGCTAACTTTGGCTGAGCAATTTTTGGGGCAGAAACGACCTATAATTCAGGATGCACAGAACCCACGAACATATATCAAGGCTCCTACACTCAAAGACATTACCTTAATATCTGTCCATAATCCAATTTCTCAACCTAGTTGCTTTTATCGCCGCAGGTTAATTAATAGAACTAAAGCAATAGATGAAAGTTATCATTATGCAATGGATACTGAACTTTGGAACTATTTTCAATCCCAAGGAGCAGTATGGAAATGCATCGACGATGTGTTGAGTATATCGATCCAAGATGGTAGAAATAAGACTAGTACAGGAGGCTACAAAGTTGCTCTTGAACTGGAACGTATATATGAAACCTATGTTCAAGAAAGAATACCTTTAACATTTTGGCATAGAAATTTGCGTTATCCCTTAGAAAAATTTATGGCAGTTCATACTCATAGAATATGGATATATATAATAGGAACTTTGTGGGTTGCGGTAACACTGTTACTAGCTCCATTTTATGGTTTTGATAGAGTATGGCATTTAAGATGGAAACGGTGGACTTAA
- a CDS encoding O-antigen ligase family protein has protein sequence MNLNQKLEAGVIFFLLALNEAHDQPRLLENIVSIVYYAFLAYVILTKGKKLIYVATRDIFLLLFITLAIVSVLWSSNASATINEYRFLIRTCLLGVYIAMRYTPKEQMRLFFWTYSMIVVASFIVILFIPSYGISEKSSAWNGIYGHKQVFGRNLGLAISLFMTNFLVTNKQKTYHQLMSAIFIVITLILIIFSESKTSLILFIFSLSMTFALKVIKPNKYGIILLMALIFVFSIITIFVAINYEYILVDVLGKDVELNGRLPLWQLSINKGLEQPWLGYGYNGFWTANVSDIVINNTWARGNYRDRSVSIFHAHNGLIDIFLQMGLVGLLLFTLSIFSMTKKIFTMIILYKNIETFWMLQFVSIFFIANLSESNMIPSSSLFWMMYVSTVLSSTLHLSRMQKQGKLI, from the coding sequence ATGAATTTAAATCAAAAGCTAGAGGCAGGGGTAATATTTTTTTTACTGGCATTGAATGAGGCTCATGATCAACCAAGATTATTGGAAAATATTGTTAGTATAGTCTATTATGCTTTTTTAGCATATGTAATTTTGACTAAAGGTAAAAAACTTATTTATGTAGCTACAAGAGATATATTTTTGCTTCTCTTTATAACACTAGCTATTGTTTCAGTTCTTTGGTCTTCAAACGCGTCAGCTACTATAAATGAGTACAGATTCTTAATTCGTACATGTTTATTAGGTGTATATATAGCAATGAGATATACTCCTAAAGAACAAATGCGCCTGTTTTTTTGGACATATAGCATGATAGTGGTTGCTAGCTTTATCGTTATTCTTTTCATTCCGTCTTATGGAATTTCAGAAAAAAGTTCAGCCTGGAACGGAATTTACGGTCACAAACAGGTGTTTGGACGTAACTTGGGCTTGGCTATTTCACTTTTTATGACCAATTTTTTGGTCACAAATAAGCAAAAAACATATCATCAATTAATGTCGGCAATCTTTATTGTTATTACTTTAATTCTGATTATATTTTCTGAAAGTAAAACAAGTTTAATACTATTCATTTTTTCTCTCTCTATGACGTTTGCCTTGAAAGTAATTAAGCCAAATAAATATGGAATAATCTTGTTGATGGCTTTAATATTTGTCTTTAGTATTATTACAATTTTTGTAGCGATTAACTATGAATACATATTAGTTGATGTTTTAGGTAAAGACGTTGAATTAAATGGTCGCCTTCCTTTGTGGCAACTTTCCATAAACAAGGGATTAGAACAGCCTTGGCTAGGTTATGGATATAACGGTTTTTGGACTGCTAATGTTTCAGATATTGTAATTAACAATACATGGGCTAGGGGCAATTATAGGGACCGTAGTGTTTCTATATTTCACGCTCACAATGGGCTGATAGATATTTTTTTGCAAATGGGATTAGTTGGTCTTCTGTTATTTACTTTAAGTATATTCAGTATGACAAAAAAAATCTTTACTATGATTATTCTATACAAAAATATAGAAACTTTCTGGATGTTACAGTTTGTTAGTATTTTCTTTATCGCTAATCTATCTGAAAGTAATATGATTCCATCCAGTAGTCTGTTTTGGATGATGTATGTATCAACAGTACTTTCATCTACCCTGCATTTAAGTCGAATGCAAAAACAGGGTAAGCTCATCTAA
- a CDS encoding methyltransferase domain-containing protein, with protein sequence MVIISEDKINNNTNTKYLQLNLIKSFKFELISLYGRLILRTKPKFKNNSLNLLHLGCGSTIFEDWVNADFFSNINIIKFWKPYANNRDWMLDLRYPFNCDHNVWDGVFSEHTLEHLYPNQALQLLNELYRTMKPGAWLRLTVPDLRKYVNYYCGQTVHEKFNQWQTGCEAIRNLTQDHIHLSVWDSELLGKYLEKVGFFNIKEVSFMQGTDELLLKDKPERAWETLYMEAQKPLL encoded by the coding sequence ATGGTTATCATTTCAGAAGATAAAATAAATAATAATACTAATACTAAATACTTACAATTAAATTTAATAAAATCGTTTAAATTTGAATTGATTAGTTTATATGGAAGGTTAATCCTGCGAACAAAGCCAAAATTCAAAAATAATAGCTTAAATTTATTACATTTAGGTTGCGGTTCAACCATTTTTGAAGATTGGGTAAATGCAGATTTTTTTAGCAATATCAATATCATTAAATTCTGGAAACCCTATGCTAATAACCGTGATTGGATGCTCGACTTGAGATATCCTTTTAACTGTGATCACAATGTATGGGACGGAGTTTTTTCAGAACATACTCTTGAACATTTGTATCCCAATCAGGCTTTGCAATTACTCAACGAGTTATACAGAACAATGAAGCCTGGTGCATGGTTAAGACTGACTGTTCCTGATTTGAGAAAATATGTGAACTACTATTGTGGTCAAACAGTACACGAAAAATTTAATCAATGGCAGACAGGCTGTGAAGCAATTAGAAATCTAACTCAAGACCACATTCATTTGTCCGTCTGGGATAGTGAACTATTAGGCAAATATTTAGAAAAAGTAGGATTCTTTAATATAAAAGAGGTTTCTTTTATGCAGGGAACTGATGAGTTATTACTTAAAGATAAACCTGAAAGAGCTTGGGAAACTTTGTATATGGAAGCTCAGAAGCCTCTATTATAG
- a CDS encoding flippase, whose product MLCKFKIHKLSIIKSRSGLHEIIKNTGWLFFDRILRMGAGLIVGVWVARYLGVQQYGLFNYAAAFVALFGPVASLGLDSLVIRRLVHDSSAKEEILGTTFCLKFVGAILALLLAFGSIFLSNNDEPLTVWLVIILAVPGFFLAFDTIDLWFQSQVKSKYTVIAKNTAFLAITLLKIILITLKAPLLAFAYATSAEVVLGAVGLAIAYRFNKYSVWSWRWKFSVAKSLLSESWPLIFSGFAILIYMKIDQIMLGQMVGKEAVGIYAAAARISEVWYFIPTTIVSSCAPSIYAAKKEANETLYYGRIKKLLRLLMLISFTIALPMTFLSGTIINLLFGNGYAEAGTVLAIHIWASLFVFSGVATAPYFIAEGLTHLSMYRTIIGGITNVILNLFLIPAYSGVGAAIATVISYAVGSFLANGINPRTRKIFILQFKSLLLLN is encoded by the coding sequence ATGCTATGTAAATTTAAAATTCATAAGTTGTCAATTATCAAATCTCGCTCTGGTCTGCATGAGATTATCAAAAATACAGGGTGGCTATTTTTTGACCGCATACTTCGTATGGGTGCTGGTTTAATAGTGGGAGTTTGGGTTGCCCGCTATCTGGGAGTACAGCAATATGGTCTTTTTAACTACGCTGCCGCCTTTGTAGCATTGTTTGGGCCGGTTGCCAGTCTAGGATTAGACAGTTTAGTAATCCGCCGTCTTGTTCATGATTCATCAGCCAAGGAAGAAATTTTAGGAACAACTTTTTGCCTAAAATTTGTAGGCGCCATTTTAGCTTTACTTTTAGCATTTGGTAGTATCTTTTTATCAAATAATGATGAACCCCTAACGGTATGGTTAGTAATCATCTTAGCAGTACCAGGATTTTTTCTGGCTTTTGACACAATTGATCTGTGGTTTCAATCCCAAGTCAAGTCTAAGTACACTGTGATTGCCAAAAATACAGCCTTTTTAGCGATTACCCTACTCAAAATTATTTTGATTACGCTCAAAGCACCATTGTTAGCTTTTGCTTATGCAACATCAGCAGAGGTTGTTTTAGGTGCAGTAGGCTTGGCGATCGCCTACAGATTTAATAAGTATTCAGTTTGGTCGTGGCGTTGGAAATTTTCTGTTGCTAAATCTCTACTTAGTGAAAGTTGGCCTCTAATTTTTTCTGGTTTTGCAATACTAATTTATATGAAAATTGACCAGATAATGTTAGGTCAAATGGTTGGGAAAGAAGCAGTAGGTATTTATGCTGCGGCTGCACGTATTTCTGAAGTTTGGTATTTTATTCCGACCACAATTGTATCTTCGTGCGCTCCCTCAATTTATGCAGCTAAAAAAGAAGCTAACGAAACTTTATACTATGGGCGAATAAAAAAATTGCTTCGCTTACTAATGCTTATTTCTTTCACAATTGCTTTACCAATGACATTTTTGTCAGGAACAATCATTAACCTATTGTTTGGTAATGGCTATGCAGAAGCAGGAACGGTGCTAGCAATTCACATTTGGGCTTCATTGTTCGTATTTTCAGGAGTGGCAACAGCACCCTATTTTATAGCAGAAGGCTTGACACACCTTTCCATGTATAGAACTATTATTGGGGGAATTACTAATGTAATATTAAACCTATTTTTGATTCCTGCTTATTCAGGAGTAGGTGCTGCGATCGCCACAGTAATATCTTATGCAGTAGGTTCATTTTTAGCTAATGGGATTAATCCAAGAACGAGGAAAATATTTATACTTCAATTTAAATCATTATTACTTCTTAATTGA
- a CDS encoding polysaccharide biosynthesis tyrosine autokinase, whose product MDTNSNNVEEIDFQKHLLVVRRRWIPALGVFGLVVTLASLFAFSLKPSYKADGSLLIKTNRTSSLTGLGQAIGQIEALTTTNNPLETQAKIVASVPVIQETIRTLDLKDDQGQFMRLQDFLEKLKIENAKGTEVLQISYTDQDPDLAAKVVNQLMEVYIKNNIEANRAEAVSARKFILKELPASELSVRAAESTLRKFKEENRIIALETEANLAVQTISSLEQQLAQAQAQFANVTARSKELQNQGSIDSRQSVSFASLSQVPGIQQVLTQLQEAQNQLTVEQTRLQPTHPTIINLEEKIAALNSLLEGRIKEVAGSNQQIPVENLQIGELRQSLIENFASTEAERLGLSGQIATLSSKLSAYKQRVNVLPRLEQIQRQLERKLKASQTTYEALLTRLQEVQLAENQNIGNARIISPALVPDQPTGPRKALIIAGGGIFGIMLGIIAAFMLDLIDRSVKTVKEARELFQYTLLGVIPLVGGNGKRSSYLPGVDQQIPRVIGRDIPHFPVGDAYQILQANLKFLSSDKKLKAIVVSSCVSKEGKSEVAANLALAMAQLGHRVLLVDADMRRPIQHHIWGMTNAVGLSNVIVDQSPIRVAIQEVMPYLYVLPSGVVPPNSVALLDSQRMATLVTSFTEEYDFVIFDTPPLLGMADAAVLSKLADGIMLVVRPGVINYASASAAKEFLKQSGQQVLGMVLNGVNVKSEPDSYFYYSRDSAESGYVSQKSVVTK is encoded by the coding sequence ATGGATACTAACTCAAATAACGTTGAAGAGATAGATTTTCAAAAACACCTACTTGTTGTGCGACGACGCTGGATACCAGCATTAGGAGTTTTTGGACTAGTTGTTACCCTTGCATCCTTGTTTGCATTTTCATTGAAACCGTCATACAAGGCAGACGGCAGTTTGTTGATTAAGACAAATCGTACAAGCTCCCTAACGGGTTTAGGGCAAGCCATAGGGCAAATTGAAGCTTTAACTACTACAAACAATCCTTTAGAAACTCAGGCAAAGATAGTTGCTTCTGTTCCAGTTATTCAGGAAACCATTAGAACACTTGACTTAAAGGATGACCAGGGTCAATTCATGAGATTACAAGATTTTTTGGAAAAACTGAAGATAGAAAATGCCAAGGGAACCGAGGTCTTGCAGATTTCCTATACAGATCAAGATCCAGATTTGGCTGCCAAAGTTGTTAATCAACTTATGGAAGTTTATATCAAAAATAACATAGAGGCAAATAGGGCTGAGGCAGTCTCAGCTCGTAAGTTTATATTGAAAGAACTCCCTGCTAGTGAACTATCCGTAAGAGCGGCAGAGTCAACTCTACGTAAATTTAAAGAGGAAAACAGAATAATCGCTCTAGAAACAGAAGCAAATTTAGCAGTCCAGACGATCTCTAGCCTAGAACAGCAACTTGCTCAAGCTCAAGCTCAATTTGCTAATGTTACTGCTAGGTCAAAAGAATTGCAAAATCAGGGGAGCATTGATTCACGACAATCTGTTAGCTTTGCCTCATTGAGCCAAGTACCTGGAATTCAGCAGGTGCTTACTCAACTTCAAGAAGCACAAAACCAATTGACGGTTGAGCAAACACGTTTGCAACCGACGCATCCTACTATCATTAACTTGGAAGAAAAAATTGCTGCTCTCAACAGCTTGCTAGAAGGACGCATAAAGGAAGTTGCAGGTAGTAATCAGCAAATTCCTGTGGAAAATTTACAGATTGGAGAATTGCGGCAAAGCCTGATTGAAAATTTTGCTAGTACTGAAGCAGAACGGTTAGGTTTATCTGGACAAATAGCTACATTATCGAGCAAACTGTCTGCTTATAAGCAAAGAGTAAATGTTTTACCTAGACTAGAACAGATTCAACGGCAGCTTGAGAGGAAGCTAAAAGCGTCTCAAACAACTTATGAAGCACTTTTAACGAGACTCCAAGAAGTACAGTTAGCGGAGAACCAAAATATTGGCAATGCTCGTATTATCTCTCCTGCCTTAGTTCCAGATCAACCCACTGGTCCTCGTAAGGCGCTAATAATAGCAGGCGGAGGAATTTTTGGTATTATGCTCGGCATAATCGCTGCCTTCATGTTGGATTTAATTGACCGCTCTGTGAAGACAGTAAAAGAAGCAAGGGAATTGTTCCAATATACATTGCTAGGGGTGATACCTTTAGTAGGTGGGAATGGCAAAAGAAGTTCTTATCTGCCAGGAGTAGATCAACAAATTCCCAGAGTTATTGGCAGAGACATTCCTCACTTTCCTGTAGGTGATGCATATCAAATACTACAAGCTAATTTAAAGTTCTTGAGTTCGGATAAAAAGTTAAAAGCAATTGTTGTTAGCAGTTGCGTATCCAAAGAAGGCAAGTCTGAGGTAGCTGCGAATTTAGCCTTAGCAATGGCTCAGTTGGGACATCGGGTATTGTTAGTCGATGCCGATATGCGCCGTCCAATACAGCATCATATTTGGGGAATGACAAATGCGGTGGGGCTATCGAATGTAATTGTTGACCAATCTCCTATTCGTGTAGCAATACAGGAAGTAATGCCCTACCTCTACGTTCTTCCTTCTGGAGTTGTACCACCTAATTCAGTAGCATTGTTAGATTCTCAAAGGATGGCTACATTAGTCACTTCCTTTACAGAGGAATACGATTTCGTAATTTTCGATACTCCTCCCCTATTGGGAATGGCAGATGCCGCTGTTTTAAGTAAGCTAGCTGACGGTATCATGTTGGTAGTTCGACCTGGGGTGATCAACTATGCTAGTGCTAGTGCAGCTAAAGAGTTTCTCAAACAGTCAGGTCAACAGGTTTTGGGCATGGTTCTTAACGGTGTAAATGTTAAAAGTGAGCCTGACAGCTACTTCTACTATTCCAGAGACTCTGCTGAATCTGGTTATGTGTCGCAAAAATCTGTCGTTACGAAATGA
- a CDS encoding glycosyltransferase family 2 protein codes for MLFSQNLSNNKLNTPVVFIIFKRPDTTEKVFEAIRLAKPPKLLVIADGPRAERPGEAEKCEATRAIIERVDWNCEVLTNYSEVNLGCAKRVTSGLNWVFEQVEEAIILEDDCLPHPTFFSFCEELLEKYRHDSRIMSISGQNVQMGRKRTNYSYYFSRYNHCWGWASWRRAWQYYDFHMKLWTEIKNSGFLKDILWDQRAVEFWNNFFQNTYDERIDSWAVRWTFACWVQNGLSILSNTNLISNIGFGSEATNTFTENAFANLPVEAIDFPLNHPSFLIRDEIADNFTQNTLFDPNLILRFKRKIKKIKRISSKLTKTLKN; via the coding sequence ATGCTATTTTCACAAAATTTAAGTAACAACAAACTAAATACGCCAGTAGTTTTTATCATCTTCAAACGCCCAGACACTACAGAAAAGGTGTTTGAAGCAATTCGCCTAGCGAAGCCACCAAAACTTTTGGTGATTGCAGATGGACCACGTGCCGAGCGTCCTGGCGAAGCAGAAAAATGTGAAGCGACTCGTGCAATTATTGAGCGAGTTGACTGGAATTGTGAAGTCTTAACTAACTACTCTGAAGTGAATTTAGGCTGTGCAAAACGAGTTACCAGCGGCTTAAATTGGGTTTTTGAGCAAGTTGAGGAAGCCATAATTCTTGAGGATGACTGTTTACCTCATCCTACATTTTTTTCATTTTGTGAGGAATTACTTGAAAAGTATAGACATGATAGCCGAATCATGTCAATTTCTGGACAAAATGTCCAGATGGGCAGAAAAAGAACAAATTACAGCTATTACTTTTCTCGCTACAACCATTGCTGGGGCTGGGCAAGTTGGAGAAGAGCATGGCAGTATTACGATTTTCACATGAAGCTGTGGACAGAAATTAAAAATAGTGGTTTTCTGAAAGATATTTTGTGGGATCAGCGTGCAGTAGAATTTTGGAATAATTTCTTTCAGAATACCTATGATGAGCGAATAGACTCTTGGGCTGTGCGATGGACATTTGCTTGTTGGGTTCAAAATGGACTCAGCATCCTTTCAAATACGAATTTGATTTCTAATATTGGATTTGGTTCGGAAGCAACTAACACATTTACAGAAAATGCATTTGCTAACTTACCTGTAGAAGCAATTGATTTTCCTTTAAATCATCCATCATTCCTGATTCGTGATGAAATAGCTGATAACTTTACACAAAATACATTATTTGATCCAAATTTAATATTACGTTTCAAAAGAAAAATCAAAAAAATTAAGAGAATTTCATCTAAACTGACAAAAACCCTGAAAAATTAG
- a CDS encoding glycosyltransferase family 4 protein yields MKILLINSSDIQGGAARAAYRLHQGLQYIDVKSQMLVLEKSSNDKTVFAPKTAVSQGIARAKKSLDALPLKFYRQRSKTPYSVQWVPDRIITKVNQISPDIINLHWINAAFMQVETIAKLKRPLVWTLHDMWAFTGGCHYSGDCEGYLKSCGGCPQLGSTKNWDLSSWIWQRKAKAWRDLNLTIVSPSTWLANCARASYLFKDLQIEVIPNGLDTQKYKPINKRVARELLNLPQDKQLILFGALQATSDMRKGFHLLKPALESLTKSGWKDRLEVAILGASQPENPPDFGFKAHYLGICNDDISLALVYSAADVFVLSSIEENLANTVMEAIACATPCVAFNIGGTSDMIEHEINGYLAQPFKTEDLAQGIAWVLENQERYEKLSYRSREKAEQKFSLEIQANQYISLFEEIVHKHKVSVRN; encoded by the coding sequence ATGAAAATTTTACTGATTAATAGTTCTGATATTCAGGGTGGTGCAGCTCGTGCTGCCTATCGCTTACACCAAGGATTACAGTATATTGATGTAAAGTCACAGATGCTCGTGCTTGAGAAATCTAGTAACGATAAAACAGTATTTGCACCCAAAACAGCAGTATCTCAAGGTATCGCACGGGCAAAGAAGAGCCTTGATGCTTTGCCATTAAAATTTTATCGTCAGCGAAGTAAGACTCCATATTCTGTTCAGTGGGTGCCAGATAGAATTATTACCAAAGTGAATCAGATTAGTCCAGATATCATTAATCTGCACTGGATTAATGCCGCATTTATGCAAGTAGAAACAATTGCCAAACTGAAGCGTCCTTTGGTTTGGACACTGCATGATATGTGGGCATTTACCGGGGGTTGTCATTACAGTGGGGATTGTGAAGGGTACTTAAAATCCTGTGGTGGCTGTCCCCAGCTTGGTAGTACTAAAAATTGGGACTTATCTAGTTGGATATGGCAACGCAAAGCTAAGGCATGGAGGGATTTGAATCTGACAATTGTTTCACCCAGTACTTGGTTAGCCAATTGTGCCAGAGCTAGTTACTTGTTTAAAGATTTGCAAATCGAAGTGATTCCCAATGGACTTGATACTCAAAAGTATAAACCTATCAATAAACGTGTCGCACGAGAACTGCTGAATTTACCCCAAGATAAACAACTCATTTTATTCGGAGCTTTACAGGCAACTAGTGACATGCGGAAGGGTTTTCATTTATTAAAACCGGCTTTGGAAAGTCTCACTAAATCCGGTTGGAAAGATAGGTTAGAAGTAGCTATTTTAGGGGCATCTCAGCCTGAAAATCCTCCTGATTTTGGCTTTAAGGCTCACTATTTAGGCATATGTAATGATGATATATCTTTAGCTTTGGTTTATTCAGCAGCAGATGTGTTTGTTTTATCTTCAATTGAAGAAAATCTGGCGAATACAGTCATGGAGGCGATCGCCTGTGCTACACCCTGTGTCGCCTTCAATATTGGTGGTACATCGGATATGATTGAGCATGAGATCAATGGTTATTTAGCCCAACCTTTCAAAACTGAAGACCTAGCTCAAGGAATTGCTTGGGTATTAGAAAATCAAGAGAGGTACGAAAAGTTATCCTATCGCTCTCGTGAAAAGGCAGAACAAAAGTTTTCTTTAGAAATTCAAGCAAATCAGTACATCTCACTTTTTGAGGAGATTGTCCATAAACATAAGGTGAGTGTACGGAATTAA